From a single Hippoglossus stenolepis isolate QCI-W04-F060 chromosome 2, HSTE1.2, whole genome shotgun sequence genomic region:
- the cntf gene encoding ciliary neurotrophic factor: MAERRTRGMTGSDHSRSTAARATAIAETLHHECCILLELYRKKERFTVEESVADRRLVSVPPPSSQLDTRDTLWRLHSALLQCRSLLDRAIAKEEQELGGGKKGDYETQRKMVRERLSLLLINTGELLKAVDGTAVLTPNLDGLELEGPSILFELKLWIYRIYKEVEHWTKTAITTLQGLPSVTDKERARGARLRSMRSARR, from the exons ATGGCAGAGAGGCGGACCAGAGGCATGACCGGCTCGGATCACAGCAGGAGCACGGCGGCCCGGGCCACTGCTATAGCCGAGACACTGCACCATGAGTGCTGCATACTACTGGAGCTTTAT agaaagaaggagaggtTCACCGTGGAGGAGTCGGTGGCTGACCGTCGCCTGGTGtctgtccctcctccctcctcgcaGCTGGACACCAGGGACACGCTCTGGcgcctccactctgctctgctaCAGTGCCGCAGCTTGCTGGACAGAGCCATCGCCAAAGAGGAACAGGAGCTGGGTGGCGGGAAGAAGGGCGACTACGAGACCCAGAGGAAAATGGTGAGGGAAAGACTCTCGCTTCTCCTAATCAACACAGGAGAGCTCCTCAAGGCTGTAGATGGCACGGCAGTCCTCACCCCCAATTTGGACGGCCTTGAG TTAGAAGGTCCGAGCATCCTGTTTGAGCTGAAGCTTTGGATTTATCGGATCTACAAGGAGGTGGAGCACTGGACCAAGACAGCCATCACCACCTTGCAGGGCCTGCCCTCTGTGACAGACAAGGAGCGGGCGAGGGGCGCGCGGCTCAGGAGCATGAGGAGCGCTCggagatga